A genome region from Macrobrachium rosenbergii isolate ZJJX-2024 chromosome 42, ASM4041242v1, whole genome shotgun sequence includes the following:
- the LOC136827926 gene encoding rhodopsin-like, translating to MGYWDDPSNMVGSNHESTNPYGNYTVVDRVPRELLSYVDDHWYQYPPMNPLWYSLVGVWMFVMGTLAVSGNFVVIWVFMNTKSLRTPSNLYVVSLAVSDFFMMACMCPPILINCYNQMWSFSGLFCQVYAAIGSICGTASIWAMVFITLDRYNVIVKGIGATPLTTNRALLNVLFIWAQTVFWCVLPFFGYCRYVPEGNMTACGTDYLTDDIWYHIYLWLYTIDCYLLPLAMIIYCYAFILKAVATHEKQMREQAKKMGVKSLRNDPEAKKTSNECRLAKVALTTVSLWFIAWTPYCIINIAGMHYKSIVTPLFSIWGSVFAKANAVYNPIVYAISHPKYRAAMEKKLPCLACTTERDEESTTVSETTSTNEKC from the coding sequence ATGGGTTACTGGGACGATCCATCCAATATGGTTGGAAGCAACCATGAATCTACGAATCCATACGGTAACTATACCGTGGTCGACAGGGTTCCTCGAGAGCTTTTGAGTTATGTTGATGATCACTGGTACCAGTATCCTCCCATGAACCCTCTCTGGTATAGTCTGGTTGGCGTATGGATGTTTGTAATGGGTACTCTTGCAGTCTCTGGTAACTTCGTCGTCATCTGGGTCTTCATGAACACCAAATCTCTGAGAACACCTTCAAATTTGTATGTGGTGAGTCTGGCTGTCTCTGACTTTTTCATGATGGCATGCATGTGTCCACCAATTTTGATAAACTGTTACAACCAGATGTGGTCATTCAGTGGTCTATTCTGCCAAGTCTACGCTGCTATAGGTTCAATTTGTGGAACCGCCTCCATCTGGGCCATGGTATTCATTACTTTGGATCGTTACAACGTTATTGTGAAGGGAATTGGAGCAACACCTTTGACTACCAATCGAGCTTTGTTGAACGTTCTTTTCATCTGGGCTCAGACTGTCTTCTGGTGTGTTCTTCCATTCTTCGGATACTGCAGATATGTTCCTGAAGGTAACATGACTGCCTGTGGTACCGACTACCTCACTGATGATATTTGGTACCACATTTACCTCTGGCTCTACACTATTGATTGTTACCTCCTCCCTCTGGCCATGATCATTTACTGCTATGCATTCATCCTGAAGGCTGTTGCCACTCACGAGAAACAGATGCGTGAACAGGCCAAGAAGATGGGAGTCAAGTCTCTGAGAAATGACCCAGAGGCCAAAAAGACATCCAACGAATGTCGCCTCGCTAAGGTTGCTCTCACAACAGTCTCCCTTTGGTTCATTGCATGGACCCCCTATTGCATTATCAATATTGCTGGCATGCACTACAAGTCTATTGTTACTCCTCTCTTCTCCATCTGGGGTTCTGTGTTCGCCAAGGCCAATGCTGTCTACAACCCTATTGTTTATGCCATCAGCCACCCCAAGTACCGTGCTGCTATGGAGAAGAAACTACCCTGCCTAGCTTGTACAACCGAAAGGGATGAGGAATCAACGACTGTTTCTGAGACCACTTCAACCAATGAAAAGTGCTAA